The nucleotide sequence GGAGCTGgactgacaggagaaaaacagaaCTGAGAAAACATGGAAGTCTATTGATCTCTTTTCACTTTTCACTCTAGTctcctccatatatatatatatatatatatatatatatatatatatatatagttttattggattttacatttttatcataTTACAACATATCAGATCATCAAaatcgtacctacgggaccgcctctcctggcatgtcccacagaggaacttacagtcttcaaacaaaaacatcttgaacgTCCCAGGCcgcagagaggttaggctggcctcaaccagagccagggctttttcagctgtggctccgatctggtggaacgctctgtcacaagagactagggccctgcgggacttgacatctttcctcagggcctgcaagacagagctgttccaccaggacgttggccagggcacagcctgactccctcctttggcaattctcacagaactctagcctaattggttgccattaatctgatttgaattaattttataatgaaatgattttagaatgtgtatcattttattgttgttagccgctctgagcctggcttcggctggggagggcgggatataaataaaatattattattattattaaaatcaacaagatacacccccccaaaagaaaaatcagaagttgagggaagtcagagGGGGAGGGTGGAAATTGGGGGAAAGCTGAGTTGCATTCTTAATTTATCACTAGAGAATGATGACTGGACCATGGAATGTCTTCTGATGCCACCAAAGCAAGCCAAATAGCATTGGAGAATCACACGTTAGATATGCCTTGGATATGCTATCACGGGTGAGGCAATTGGATTGGATTCTGGGTGCAGGACAAGGATtcaagggggcggggaggaatacctgccatggctgcagACGTTCAAGTCCCCACCTGTCCTCTCTACCCATCATCAACACCTGCTTGAATCTGGAAGAATAGGCAGAATTTAAGGCAAGTGCCACGGCTTGGACACTGCTGTACGTAATGTAGCTGTCTTGGGACAGGGCCCTTTCAACCTCCTCTTGGGGAAGAACCTCCAGTTTCGCTTTCTCTGTGCATCTTATCCAACCTTTCATGGGCAATACAGCCTCCGAACATAAACAATGAAATGATTCATCCCAAAATCGTAGTGTTGTGCCCGACCATGGCTTATAGTATTCATATTTTGTCCATTTTCTGGTCTTCATTATGAAAGACAAAGAACCATGGATATACTTGAAGGTATTAATATCATAAGATAAGTTCATGTTGATGTCCTGAAaagctgttgtgatccagactttcccCCAAATTTGTACCCTTTTAAGTATCCTTTGTACCATGATGATTGGGTCAAATCGATTGGAAGCGTCCCCGTAGTAGACAGAGACATTGACTTTTCTCCACATAACAGGTGGCTTCCTCAGTATTAAAATCTGGTACAGAGtcctttgttgtattttttcTGAGAAGGCAACACAGATTCCATTGCTGATCATCATAGGTGTTAAGGAACTTAAGaacctttctccactgtcattgtctggagcaaAGAGGCCGATCCATGTCCATCCGAAATGCAAGAGCAACTTGACAATCCCCCGGTACTGAATTTCTTCTTTGGGAACCATTTGGTAGGCAAAAGGGAACTGAGTTTTATCAGTAAGAGCAAAACCATAACTGAGCTGCGAGGAAAGGAAGAATATCAGATATATGTTAATAACAAGCAAAAAAGGGACTGACTAGACAAGGAGGAGGCTATCAATGATTACTAGCCGCAAGGACcatgttcttcctccactgttgaaggcaCCATGGTCTTGAaagccagttgttgggaatcaaaaGTTGTAAGAGTGGCTTTTCACTCAGACTGCACTTGCAGACTTCCCAGAAGTGGTTTCTGTTCGGCTGAAAATGGGATGCTAGACTAGACTGACTTATAGGCTGAAACAGCTTCAGGGTGTTTCTCATGTTCTTAGGACACCTCAGGCTattataaataattttaagagATTCCTTCAAAAAATGGAGAGTACTagtcattcttaaggaaataagccctgagggctcactggaaggacagatcctgaagctcactggaaggacagatcctccaatacgttggccacctcatgagaagagaagactccctggaaaagaccctgatgttgggaaagatggagggcacaaggagaaggggatgatggagggcacaaggagaaggggatgacagtcggatagtgttctcgaagctaccagcatgagtttgactaaactgcgggaggcagtggaagacagaagtgcctggcatgctttggtccatgggatcacgaagagtcagacacgactaaacgactaaacaacaacaacagagtcgaAGCGGAGCTCAGAGGTCCCTCTAATGCAGGAAATCCACCACTGTAGCTTCCCTGACTGGTGACTATCCCAGTccctacctgtgggattttgaagATGCCCGACATGCAAGAAACATGGGTAGAAATGTCCGATTCAGCCCCTTCAATAACAGCCAAGAGGTTCTTGCGTCTTCCACAGTTGTAGTTTGGAATATTGCTTTCCCCACCAGAATGCCCATCCAGCATTGCATTCGAAACCACTCTGCCTTCGAAATAGGTTTCAAAGAGGTTGTAGCCCAAAGTGGTGTTGGGTAAAAGTGAAGGATCCAGATTAAACTCCTGAACAGCAAGCAAGAAAGACAGGATGTGCCAGTACTTCTGTTCTGAGATACTGCAAAACATTAAATACAGCAGTTGTGACAGGCTGCTGTTCTCCAGTCATTGTGGGTGGGGGATGGGAGGGATGCcaaattctttctttttataaatcGGAAGCCTTTCCAGGCACCATACGCTTCGAAACAGTGCATCCTCAAATAATTATTCCTATGTTTTTATTGGGGGACAGATACAGACCCTGGTTGCAAGTTGGATATTATTTTGCCACTTCCTTAAAACATTGTAGAGTTTATAGTTTGGGATAGAAGGTCCGCAGCCTTCAAAGAACAGAACCAAATATATTTCAGAAGTTTGTGATTTGCTTGGAAGCTGATCAAAGGATGTTATGGATTTGCCGGGTTCCACTTAACTGGGAGTGATCTC is from Podarcis muralis chromosome 2, rPodMur119.hap1.1, whole genome shotgun sequence and encodes:
- the LOC144326798 gene encoding vomeronasal type-2 receptor 26-like; this translates as MSGIFKIPQLSYGFALTDKTQFPFAYQMVPKEEIQYRGIVKLLLHFGWTWIGLFAPDNDSGERFLSSLTPMMISNGICVAFSEKIQQRTLYQILILRKPPVMWRKVNVSVYYGDASNRFDPIIMVQRILKRVQIWGKVWITTAFQDINMNLSYDINTFKYIHGSLSFIMKTRKWTKYEYYKPWSGTTLRFWDESFHCLCSEAVLPMKGWIRCTEKAKLEVLPQEEVERALSQDSYITYSSVQAVALALNSAYSSRFKQVLMMGREDRWGLERLQPWQSSSTLS